A region of the Candidatus Hydrogenedentota bacterium genome:
ATGGCGGCGGTGCGCGGGAAATTGGTGAACTGACATGCGCGTGCTCTTTCTGACCCTCTATCCCGATCAGGCCGCGAGTCCGCGCTACCGGGTCCACCAGTTCATTCCGTATCTCGAATCACGGGGTATTGAATGTACGGTGCGTG
Encoded here:
- a CDS encoding glycosyltransferase family 1 protein; amino-acid sequence: MRVLFLTLYPDQAASPRYRVHQFIPYLESRGIECTVR